The following proteins are co-located in the Silene latifolia isolate original U9 population chromosome 1, ASM4854445v1, whole genome shotgun sequence genome:
- the LOC141605323 gene encoding uncharacterized protein LOC141605323 → MRTLCPNFDREYGLDTVLEVPIPEEMFPPTNNKWTHFKSWLKLNPLRSPITFSSSLGNSQIQLLLGVIAAPLIPLPIPSDPKHSKSVVEHPIDSSMAKYIIHQYIAAAGGDHALNSIDSMYAIGKVKMVASEFTVGMEFSGNKQKGKKHGGEVGGFVLWSKKPDLWCLELVVSCFKINAGSDGKVAWRQTPWHSSHASRGPPRPLRRSLQGLDPRLIANLFTNSIFIGERTVNGEDCFALNLQADPTTLEARSSSNIEIIQHTVEGYFSQRSGLLVHLIDSYLLKIKHSKNDSIVWETTMESTIQDYRPIDGINIAHSGKTSVSLFRFGETTDKHSRTRLEEVWSIEEVDFNIKGLTMDCFLPPSDINKEDDSSFPATVPKRIKSATKARNKLSKTKVVAVDDYL, encoded by the exons ATGAGGACATTGTGCCCTAATTTCGATAGAGAATACGGGTTAGACACAGTTCTAGAAGTCCCAATTCCCGAGGAAATGTTCCCGCCGACGAACAACAAATGGACCCATTTCAAGTCTTGGTTGAAATTGAACCCGCTTCGTTCTCCGATCACATTCTCTTCTTCGCTTGGAAATTCCCAaattcagcttcttcttggtgttATTGCTGCTCCTTTGATCCCTTTGCCTATCCCATCTGATCCTAAGCATAGTAAATCCGTTGTAGAACACCCAatt GACTCGTCCATGGCGAAGTACATTATTCATCAGTACATTGCAGCGGCAGGAGGGGACCATGCACTGAACTCGATAGACAGCATGTACGCTATAGGAAAGGTGAAGATGGTGGCGTCAGAGTTCACCGTTGGCATGGAGTTCTCGGGGAACAAGCAGAAAGGGAAGAAGCATGGCGGCGAAGTGGGTGGGTTTGTTTTATGGTCGAAAAAACCCGATTTGTGGTGTTTGGAGCTCGTCGTTTCATGCTTTAAGATTAATGCTGGTAGTGATGGCAAGGTTGCTTGGAGGCAAACACCTTGGCATAGCTCTCATGCTTCCAGGGGACCACCACGGCCACTCAGGCGTTCCTTGCAG GGCCTTGATCCGAGGTTGATAGCAAACCTATTTACCAACTCTATCTTCATTGGTGAGAGAACTGTAAACGGTGAGGATTGCTTTGCACTAAACCTTCAAGCAGATCCAACAACCCTAGAAGCGAGGAGCAGTAGCAATATTGAGATAATTCAGCACACAGTTGAGGGCTACTTCAGCCAAAGAAGTGGACTCCTAGTCCATCTAATTGATTCTTACCTTCTCAAAATAAAACACTCGAAGAATGACTCTATTGTCTGGGAGACAACCATGGAGTCCACGATCCAAGACTATCGGCCAATAGACGGTATTAATATAGCACATTCTGGTAAAACCTCTGTTTCATTGTTCAGATTTGGCGAGACAACAGACAAACATTCTAGGACGCGTTTGGAAGAGGTTTGGTCGATTGAAGAAGTTGACTTTAACATCAAAGGGCTGACCATGGATTGCTTCTTACCTCCATCTGACATAAATAAAGAAGACGATTCAAGTTTCCCAGCCACTGTACCGAAAAGGATAAAATCAGCAACAAAAGCGCGAAATAAGCTCTCTAAGACCAAGGTTGTCGCAGTGGATGATTATTTGTAA